The following coding sequences lie in one Mercenaria mercenaria strain notata chromosome 5, MADL_Memer_1, whole genome shotgun sequence genomic window:
- the LOC123556781 gene encoding protein PF3D7_1417600-like: MAEDSEIQYERRSKSDAIKVVNHLLSFNASPNIVDIYGASPLCHAVWSKNNDIASILHPFTCEHFIRTPEFFLLENENTKSIRCSNVDQWIQEHTSSVNENKDRLQHLLSSPGIGLLHHGEEIEMQKVQVIALFKRLSLNIKKEDPLLEFVPTLAGSMAEGTKCQKPDEQDIMLRLIKFEDLCIPEESEHEPHGVITLKFNGNDMETKEYQKYIIDGYLNREEILYSLITKIEKELSSVSFWSENDIINIYPTHDTTVELKQAIEVGDIGNLTFIWHGKHYKQIKLSVDVVPAIIIKEWQPGNALTEDPTGRAVPNETFLILRASIEDFDYDLELHGDLNSNIETAGVDLSTLETLNGKDWDSGSDCISEKSDEDCDKDPVNVTSGIYSASMVRSLRKDFGFSIPKTKNIARNIDAILGEINEVQTTNKRTKTAEDNDTKIQSVQKHHKSDSYKDSFALVTTEKNVEIGQHNEMGSINHETGSDNLDKNNTKVIKSALGKCQNYENDRGRQQNTVSHDSTKSSVMSDSNKRLNETIGKTSNLKGMSDGTYNMDILPDSKDNKCALELIIQSGGIAGMDDFTEDKSEQQTGSCETENQDEFSLIFRRVKENRDATETDIFRTNVDQNQSNCNNKEYDKNDEKLHEEIVSNVIASFDGFGNVNVKPIEGNDIGAESADYSFTVHFEDENNKDDDNDEDSDDYETGVSEEDIEDPREDMGFRISYSKWENETMAAFPKCIKTAYILSKILVSYVPKVRTPLNRGIHKNMKGYSSIKDIFSYLLKMALFTVVRNNRGHRCLTSDSDVQDRIEEPQELENTTDVVEQVIYSRTGGQDSSKVNEERKTTLHPLSSNELLQVAFWVNELFSEIEASAEAGRLATYFDPKINILDRIANSGKQKGKPYPAMLYLRKHCKMIRSLVRIEDEKPMLC, translated from the exons ATGGCAGAGGACAGCGAAATTCAATACGAAAGGAGAAGTAAATCAGATGCTATAAAAGTAGTTAATCACTTGCTGTCCTTTAATGCTTCCCCAAATATAGTTGACATTTATGGTGCGTCACCACTTTGTCATGCAGTATGGTCGAAAAACAACGACATTGCTAGTATTCTACACCCTTTTACATGTGAACATTTTATCAGAACTCCGGAGTTTTTCCTTCTCGAAAATGAGAACACCAAAAGCATCAGATGTTCGAATGTTGACCAGTGGATACAAGAGCATACCTCGAGCGTAAATGAGAACAAGGACAGGTTGCAACATCTCTTATCTTCCCCTGGTATTGGTTTATTGCATCATGGAGAGGAAATTGAAATGCAAAAAGTTCAGGTCATCGCACTATTCAAAAG GTTATCTCTCAATATCAAGAAAGAAGATCCATTGCTTGAATTCGTTCCAACTTTGGCAGGAAGTATGGCAGAAGGAACAAAATGCCAAAAACCGGACGAACAAGATATCATGCTTCGTCTTATTAAGTTTGAAGATTTGTGTATTCCTGAAGAATCGGAGCATGAGCCACATGGAGTGATAACTCTAAAATTCAATGGCAACGACATGGAAACCAAGGAATATCAAAAGTATATTATCGATGGGTATTTGAATAGAGAGGAGATCCTGTACTCTTTGATAACCAAGATAGAAAAAGAGCTTtcttcagtatctttttggtctGAAAATGACATCATAAATATCTACCCAACACATGATACGACAGTCGAACTGAAACAGGCTATTGAAGTTGGTGACATTGGCAACCTTACATTCATTTGGCATGGAAAGCATTACAAGCAGATAAAATTATCTGTAGATGTTGTACCTGCTATTATCATCAAGGAATGGCAACCGGGCAATGCGCTTACAGAAGATCCCACAGGTAGAGCTGTACCGAATGAAACTTTTCTAATACTTCGAGCATCTATTGAGGATTTTGACTATGACTTAGAATTACACGGAGATCTTAATTCTAACATAGAAACAGCTGGTGTAGACCTTTCTACTCTAGAAACTTTAAATGGTAAAGATTGGGATTCAGGAAGCGACTGTATATCTGAAAAGAGTGACGAGGACTGCGATAAAGATCCAGTAAACGTAACCTCTGGTATTTATAGTGCTAGTATGGTAAGATCGTTAAGAAAAGACTTCGGATTTTCGATTCCAAAAACTAAGAATATTGCAAGAAATATTGATGCAATCTTGGGTGAAATTAATGAAGTCCAAACAACGAATAAACGAACGAAAACAGCAGAAGATAACGACACCAAAATACAATCAGTTCAAAAACATCACAAATCCGACTCCTATAAAGATAGTTTTGCACTTGTCACAACTGAAAAAAACGTAGAGATCGGACAGCATAACGAAATGGGCTCTATAAACCATGAAACCGGTTCAGACAACTTAGACAAAAACAATACTAAAGTCATTAAATCAGCATTAGGTAAGTGTCAGAACTATGAAAATGATAGAGGAAGGCAGCAAAATACCGTGAGTCATGACAGTACCAAATCATCAGTGATGAGTGACAGTAACAAGAGACTGAATGAAACTATTGGTAAAACGTCAAATCTGAAAGGTATGTCAGATGGAACATATAATATGGACATATTGCCCGATTCTAAAGACAACAAATGTGCTTTGGAATTGATAATACAGTCTGGAGGGATTGCAGGTATGGACGATTTTACAGAAGATAAGAGTGAACAACAAACAGGCAGCTGTGAAACAGAAAATCAAGATGAATTCTCCTTAATATTTCGGCGAGTAAAAGAGAATCGAGATGCAACTGAGACAGACATTTTTCGAACAAACGTTGATCAAAACCAAAGTAACTGCAATAATAAGGAATACGATAAAAATGACGAAAAATTACATGAGGAAATTGTAAGCAACGTGATAGCGAGTTTTGATGGATTCGGCAATGTGAACGTTAAACCAATCGAAGGAAACGATATCGGAGCCGAGAGTGCTGATTACTCTTTTACGGTGCATTTTGAAGATGAAAATAACAAAGATGACGATAATGATGAAGATTCCGATGATTATGAAACTGGTGTTTCAGAAGAAGATATCGAAGATCCGCGTGAAGACATGGGCTTTAGAATATCATACAGCAAGTGGGAAAATGAAACTATGGCGGCTTTCCCTAAATGTATTAAAACTGCATATATACTTAGCAAGATTCTGGTGTCTTACGTGCCTAAAGTAAGGACGCCGCTCAACAGGGGAATCCATAAGAACATGAAAGGGTACAGTTCTATTAAAGACATATTTAGTTACTTGTTAAAAATGGCACTTTTTACTGTAGTAAGAAATAATCGAGGTCACCGGTGTCTGACAAGTGATTCCGATGTCCAAGATAGAATTGAGGAGCCACAAGAATTAGAAAATACTACTGATGTCGTTGAACAGGTCATTTACTCTAGAACAGGCGGCCAGGACAGTTCCAAAGTCAATGAAGAACGCAAAACAACCTTGCATCCACTAAGCTCAAATGAACTGCTGCAAGTTGCTTTCTGGGTTAACGAATTGTTTTCCGAGATAGAAGCCTCTGCTGAAGCAGGTCGTCTTGCGACATACTTTGATCCGAAAATTAACATTTTGGATCGAATTGCTAACTCGGGCAAACAAAAAGGAAAACCATATCCGGCTATGCTTTATCTACGAAAGCACTGTAAAATGATCAGATCTTTGGTGCGTATAGAAGACGAAAAACCTATGCTTtgctga